From Micromonospora rifamycinica, a single genomic window includes:
- the secE gene encoding preprotein translocase subunit SecE, translated as MADNKRRGEDAGDDGLRDERDEVVDEVTADSDATDDDATDADEPVSRGGTATRSRTRAGAADSKPKTRNETDRVGPFARVARFFREVVAELRKVIWPTRKELLTYTAVVVTFVAVMLTIVGLLDFAFAKGVLWVFGSPS; from the coding sequence GTGGCCGACAACAAGCGGCGCGGCGAGGACGCCGGCGACGACGGTCTGCGCGACGAGCGTGACGAGGTCGTCGACGAGGTGACCGCCGACAGCGACGCCACCGACGACGACGCCACCGACGCGGACGAGCCGGTATCCCGGGGCGGCACCGCGACCCGGTCGCGGACCCGCGCGGGCGCGGCCGACAGCAAGCCGAAGACCCGGAACGAGACCGACCGGGTGGGGCCGTTCGCCCGCGTCGCGCGTTTCTTCCGCGAGGTGGTCGCCGAACTGCGTAAGGTCATCTGGCCGACCCGCAAGGAACTGCTGACCTACACGGCCGTGGTGGTCACCTTCGTCGCGGTGATGCTGACGATCGTGGGCCTTCTCGACTTCGCGTTCGCGAAGGGTGTGCTGTGGGTCTTCGGCAGCCCCAGCTGA
- the nusG gene encoding transcription termination/antitermination protein NusG: MPEYDETAETTDDQSTVATAASDESVEAASEPEFPTTEPEPDEDYDPVAELRQKLRYAPGDWYVVHSYAGYENKVKTNLETRIISLDMEEYIYQVEVPTREEVEVKNGKRSQIQAKVFPGYILVRMELTAESYSCVRNTPGVTGFVGATDRADRPAPLSLDEVIKWLAPAVETEQKKAKPEVRVLDFEVGDSVTVTDGAFASLPATISEINADQQKLKVLVSIFGRETPVELNFNQVAKI, translated from the coding sequence GTGCCTGAGTACGACGAGACCGCCGAGACCACGGACGACCAGTCCACGGTCGCGACGGCGGCGAGTGACGAGTCGGTCGAGGCCGCCAGCGAGCCGGAGTTCCCGACCACCGAGCCGGAGCCCGACGAGGACTACGACCCGGTCGCCGAGCTGCGCCAGAAGCTGCGCTACGCGCCCGGCGACTGGTACGTGGTGCACTCGTACGCCGGCTACGAGAACAAGGTCAAGACCAACCTCGAGACCCGGATCATCTCCCTCGACATGGAGGAGTACATCTACCAGGTCGAGGTGCCGACCCGGGAAGAGGTCGAGGTCAAGAACGGCAAGCGTTCGCAGATCCAGGCCAAGGTCTTCCCCGGTTACATCCTGGTCCGGATGGAGCTGACCGCCGAGTCCTACTCGTGCGTGCGCAACACGCCGGGGGTCACCGGCTTCGTGGGGGCCACCGACCGGGCCGACCGGCCCGCGCCGCTGAGCCTCGACGAGGTGATCAAGTGGCTGGCCCCGGCGGTGGAGACCGAGCAGAAGAAGGCCAAGCCCGAGGTCCGGGTCCTCGACTTCGAGGTCGGTGACTCGGTCACCGTCACCGACGGCGCGTTCGCCTCGCTGCCGGCGACGATCAGCGAAATCAACGCCGATCAGCAGAAGCTCAAGGTGCTGGTGTCGATCTTCGGTCGGGAGACCCCGGTCGAGCTGAACTTCAACCAGGTCGCCAAGATCTGA